The Elaeis guineensis isolate ETL-2024a chromosome 14, EG11, whole genome shotgun sequence genome has a segment encoding these proteins:
- the LOC140853806 gene encoding G2/mitotic-specific cyclin S13-7-like isoform X1 → MALMHYVVVPQHQRGDGPIPTVKQKAAAGGDGKNRRALGDIGNPVMVRGVEGKPQPQISRPVTRWTAALRSLNYFKRIALSGLKHPIHSCISRSSGAHLPANAKLATIATAHKNPVVVAVDVAVGKGSAVEPEEITEMSPDITEPKDHVHDIDALDAHDQLAVVDYVEDIYKFYKLAENSHRPNDYMESQVEINEEKRAILAEWLIEVHHKFGLMPEILYLTFYIFDRYLSMETVRRRELPLVGVSAMLIACKYEDIRAAEVSNFICILDSTYSREQILSKEKEILNKLEWNLTVPTPYMFLVRFLKAAMADKEMEHLAFFFAELGLMHYSMIMYCPSLIAASAVYAARCTLKKTPFWTETLKHHTGFSELQLLDCAQHLVSFHSKAAETELKVVFSKYSSPQCGAVALHPPATKLLDELKAALIHDWVGVGFKF, encoded by the exons ATGGCATTGATGCATTATGTCGTAGTTCCTCAGCATCAGAGAG GTGATGGCCCTATTCCCACTGTCAAACAGAAAGCAGCAGCTGGAGGAGACGGAAAGAACCGTCGAGCACTAGGAGACATTGGAAATCCTGTAATGGTCCGTGGTGTTGAGGG GAAACCACAGCCTCAGATCTCTCGCCCTGTGACCAGGTGGACTGCAGCTCTACGTTCTTTAAATTACTTTAAAAGAATTGCTTTAAGTGGTCTAAAACATCCAATACATTCTTGTATTTCGAGAAGTTCTGGTGCTCACCTTCCGGCGAATGCAAAATTAGCTACTATAGCCACTGCTCATAAG AATCCAGTGGTTGTAGCGGTTGATGTAGCAGTGGGAAAGGGCAGTGCCGTCGAGCCTGAGGAAATTACCGAAATGAGCCCTGACATAACTGAACCAAAAGATCACGTTCACGATATTGATGCTTTGGATGCCCATGATCAGTTAGCTGTCGTGGATTATGTTGAAGATATCTACAAGTTTTACAAACTTGCAGAG AATTCTCACCGACCGAATGACTACATGGAGTCCCAAGTTGAGATCAATGAAGAGAAAAGAGCTATTCTGGCTGAATGGCTGATTGAGGTACACCATAAGTTTGGGTTGATGCCTGAGATCCTCTATCTCACATTTTACATATTTGATCGGTATCTTTCCATGGAAACAGTCCGGAGGAGGGAGTTGCCTCTTGTGGGTGTGAGTGCCATGCTGATTGCCTGCAAGTATGAGGATATACGGGCTGCAGAG GTCAGCAACTTCATATGTATATTGGACAGCACATATAGCAGAGAGCAGATATTGAGCAAGGAGAAAGAAATTCTGAACAAACTTGAATGGAACTTAACTGTTCCCACGCCCTACATGTTCCTCGTGCGCTTTCTGAAAGCAGCCATGGCTGATAAAGAG ATGGAGCACCTGGCCTTCTTCTTTGCTGAGCTGGGTTTGATGCATTACTCAATGATCATGTACTGCCCATCCTTGATCGCTGCTTCTGCTGTCTATGCGGCACGGTGCACACTCAAGAAGACTCCCTTCTGGACCGAAACACTCAAGCATCACACAGGCTTCTCGGAGCTGCAGTTGCT GGATTGTGCACAGCATCTAGTGAGCTTTCATTCCAAAGCAGCAGAGACCGAACTGAAAGTGGTGTTTAGCAAGTACTCAAGCCCTCAGTGTGGTGCCGTTGCCTTGCATCCTCCTGCTACTAAACTGCTTGATGAGCTGAAGGCAGCTTTGATACATGACTGGGTCGGGGTTGGATTTAAGTTCTGA
- the LOC140853806 gene encoding G2/mitotic-specific cyclin S13-7-like isoform X2, which translates to MALMHYVVVPQHQRGDGPIPTVKQKAAAGGDGKNRRALGDIGNPVMVRGVEGKPQPQISRPVTSSGAHLPANAKLATIATAHKNPVVVAVDVAVGKGSAVEPEEITEMSPDITEPKDHVHDIDALDAHDQLAVVDYVEDIYKFYKLAENSHRPNDYMESQVEINEEKRAILAEWLIEVHHKFGLMPEILYLTFYIFDRYLSMETVRRRELPLVGVSAMLIACKYEDIRAAEVSNFICILDSTYSREQILSKEKEILNKLEWNLTVPTPYMFLVRFLKAAMADKEMEHLAFFFAELGLMHYSMIMYCPSLIAASAVYAARCTLKKTPFWTETLKHHTGFSELQLLDCAQHLVSFHSKAAETELKVVFSKYSSPQCGAVALHPPATKLLDELKAALIHDWVGVGFKF; encoded by the exons ATGGCATTGATGCATTATGTCGTAGTTCCTCAGCATCAGAGAG GTGATGGCCCTATTCCCACTGTCAAACAGAAAGCAGCAGCTGGAGGAGACGGAAAGAACCGTCGAGCACTAGGAGACATTGGAAATCCTGTAATGGTCCGTGGTGTTGAGGG GAAACCACAGCCTCAGATCTCTCGCCCTGTGACCAG TTCTGGTGCTCACCTTCCGGCGAATGCAAAATTAGCTACTATAGCCACTGCTCATAAG AATCCAGTGGTTGTAGCGGTTGATGTAGCAGTGGGAAAGGGCAGTGCCGTCGAGCCTGAGGAAATTACCGAAATGAGCCCTGACATAACTGAACCAAAAGATCACGTTCACGATATTGATGCTTTGGATGCCCATGATCAGTTAGCTGTCGTGGATTATGTTGAAGATATCTACAAGTTTTACAAACTTGCAGAG AATTCTCACCGACCGAATGACTACATGGAGTCCCAAGTTGAGATCAATGAAGAGAAAAGAGCTATTCTGGCTGAATGGCTGATTGAGGTACACCATAAGTTTGGGTTGATGCCTGAGATCCTCTATCTCACATTTTACATATTTGATCGGTATCTTTCCATGGAAACAGTCCGGAGGAGGGAGTTGCCTCTTGTGGGTGTGAGTGCCATGCTGATTGCCTGCAAGTATGAGGATATACGGGCTGCAGAG GTCAGCAACTTCATATGTATATTGGACAGCACATATAGCAGAGAGCAGATATTGAGCAAGGAGAAAGAAATTCTGAACAAACTTGAATGGAACTTAACTGTTCCCACGCCCTACATGTTCCTCGTGCGCTTTCTGAAAGCAGCCATGGCTGATAAAGAG ATGGAGCACCTGGCCTTCTTCTTTGCTGAGCTGGGTTTGATGCATTACTCAATGATCATGTACTGCCCATCCTTGATCGCTGCTTCTGCTGTCTATGCGGCACGGTGCACACTCAAGAAGACTCCCTTCTGGACCGAAACACTCAAGCATCACACAGGCTTCTCGGAGCTGCAGTTGCT GGATTGTGCACAGCATCTAGTGAGCTTTCATTCCAAAGCAGCAGAGACCGAACTGAAAGTGGTGTTTAGCAAGTACTCAAGCCCTCAGTGTGGTGCCGTTGCCTTGCATCCTCCTGCTACTAAACTGCTTGATGAGCTGAAGGCAGCTTTGATACATGACTGGGTCGGGGTTGGATTTAAGTTCTGA